A genomic window from Neoarius graeffei isolate fNeoGra1 chromosome 5, fNeoGra1.pri, whole genome shotgun sequence includes:
- the LOC132885994 gene encoding fatty acid-binding protein, liver-like produces MEQFMGAWKLTASKNFDDYMKAVGISTASRTIANLAKPILLFSIDDQGLISMKTTTTFKTVEIKFRLDEEFDEHTPDDRQAKTVVRLVDGKLIQTQTWNGKSTTLEREVQDGKLILKCIMDDVVCIRTYERDE; encoded by the exons ATGGAACAGTTCATGGGTGCATGGAAATTAACTGCAAGCAAGAACTTTGATGATTACATGAAGGCTGTAG GTATTAGTACAGCATCCAGGACAATTGCTAATTTGGCCAAGCCAATTCTGTTATTCAGCATCGATGATCAGGGGCTCATATCCATGAAAACTACAACCACATTCAAGACAGTGGAAATAAAATTCCGGTTGGATGAGGAATTCGACGAGCACACTCCAGATGACAGGCAGGCAAAG ACTGTTGTGAGACTGGTGGATGGTAAACTCATTCAAACACAGACCTGGAATGGCAAGAGCACAACACTTGAAAGAGAAGTTCAGGATGGGAAGCTGATACTT aaATGCATCATGGATGACGTGGTGTGTATAAGGACCTATGAGAGAGATGAGTGA